A region from the Metopolophium dirhodum isolate CAU chromosome 9, ASM1992520v1, whole genome shotgun sequence genome encodes:
- the LOC132952256 gene encoding putative uncharacterized protein DDB_G0282133 gives MAMDLNEVKINVRSLLTSSQKPLSILQLQRDYREQEGCNLPYRSLGFSSVIELLQNMSDVVTVPPNPIESSTLSLVVGDKTNHLRMLVVKQKTKTRKKKVKSNTNNRIVHQNHNGNNYFSGRNSYNQRMPTKTNNYSNNKYQNTSSDYHRSTNSFISSNQLNQSYSSSSKSHSDMNRNGTSHKANSSYGYMTDNLRSDIERYILENQMLITLNELKQIVQKHPDYSVTDIHSMHDLKDRVKDFLNINVENVSLKNSLHSKSNIPLVHHDTDAHNKPLGPDSLPNKPALSQITGDNKNLINSRQYECNDQNVLSELYARLTIDEFKEDTPHSKNKHDSNNGINSKTNESIEPSTEYIDMCTNQSLMRSFQSGFNNTDKNSDIAKAYLIKNIEYVKKQSEFRKNKNVDTRLINEKKSQSCSISMNGDNSLNNSNSFLHSTPKKNNNDSRTLNGNEDRISELLRLNIERIFKVYCKGVNIKNFKFIYTQLYNIIDFDFSSIKQMLEILDQVIEVRNNVLYTKIKLYEKEDLENDNKCLLKNICLNNETITTSIAQPILSFNQDKKKMRLLSIYNPSLFYLQLEPFELLDRLMIQMQCTYETNSNNYLVKPNQILPGLFYVTSYSSFSNPKQWHRVKVLKVNPTTVEVFYVDYGTVDNIPKTELRFLNYLFCSLPCQAIHCCLTGYNELDSIAPEVTKAFLEIINIDKQVLVMVDDHFIFSKQYQILHVTLFQYKSNDSKTLENINNELTVWHLNR, from the exons TCTTGTTGTTGGCGATAAGACTAACCATTTAAGAATGCTTGTTGTTaagcaaaaaacaaaaactagaaAAAAGAAAGTCAAATCAAACACAAATAATCGAATAGTACATCAAAATCATAATGGAAATAACTATTTTTCTGGACGTAACTCTTATAATCAAAGGATGCCTACTAAAACCAACAATTATTCAAAcaacaaatatcaaaatactaGTAGTGACTATCATAGATCCACTAATTCTTTTATAAGTTCTAATCAATTAAACCAGTCATATTCATCATCTAGTAAAAGTCATTCTGATATGAATAGAAATGGTACTAGCCATAAAGCCAATTCCAGTTATGGTTACATGACAGATAACTTACGTTCTGATATAGAAAGATACATACTTGAAAATCAAATG CTGATaactttaaatgaattaaaGCAAATAGTACAAAAGCATCCTGACTATTCGGTTACAGACATACATAGTATGCATGATTTAAAAGATCGAgtaaaagattttttaaatataaatgttgaaaacgtttctttaaaaaattcacTTCACTCTAAATCTAATATACCACTGGTACACCACGACACag atgCACACAATAAGCCTTTAGGACCAGATTCACTACCAAATAAACCAGCTTTAAGTCAAATTACCGGcgataataaaaatttgatcaATTCAAGACAATATGAATGTAATgatcaaaatgtattatctgaATTGTATGCACGGTTAACAATTGATGAATTTAAAGAAGATACACCtcatagtaaaaataaacatgatagtaataatggaataaatagtaaaacaaatgaATCAATTGAACCTTCGACTGAATATATAGACATGTGTACAAATCAAAGTTTAATGAGATCATTTCAAAGTGGTTTTAATAATACAGATAAAAACTCTGATATTGCTAAagcttatttaataaaaaatattgaatatgtaaaaaaacaatcagaatttagaaaaaataaaaatgttgatacaaGACTTATAAATGAAAAGAAATCGCAGTCGTGTTCTATTTCT atgaaCGGTGATAATTCTTTAAACAATTCAAATTCATTTCTGCATTCTACtccaaagaaaaataataatg ATTCAAGAACATTAAATGGAAACGAAGATCGTATTTCTGAATTATTGAGGTTAAATATTGAGAGAATATTCAAAGTGTACTGTAAAGGTGTGAATATTAAGAATTTTAAGTTCATTTATACC caattgtacaatattattgattttgatttttcatcAATTAAACAAATGTTAGAGATATTAGATCAAGTAATTGAAGTGCgaaataatgtattgtacacaaaaattaaattgtacgaAAAAGAGGATTTAGAAAATGACAAT aaatgcttgttaaaaaatatttgtttaaataatgaaacaatTACTACAAGCATAGCACAGCCAATATTGTCTTTTAAtcaggacaaaaaaaaaatgcggtTGCTTAGTATATATAAtccaagtttattttatttacaattggAACCATTCGAACTTTTGGACCGTTTAATGATTCAAAtgca atgTACTTATGAAACTAATAGTAACAATTATTTGGTTAAACCAAACCAAATATTACCAGGTTTATTTTATGTCACATCTTATTCTTCATTTTCGAATCCAAAACAGTGGCATCGAgttaaagttttaaaagtaaatcCAACCACTGTTGAA gtattttatgtGGACTATGGAACTGttgataatatacctaaaacTGAATTAAGATTTTTGAATTATCTATTTTGTAGTTTACCATGTCAAGCAATCCATTGTTGTTTGACTGGTTATAATGAACTTGATTCAATTGCACCAGAAGTTACAAAAGCATTTTTAGAAATCATTAATATTGATAAGCAGGTTTTGGTTATGGTTGATGATCATTTTATATTC AGTAAACAGTACCAAATCTTACATGTCACCTTGTTCCAATATAAATCAAATGattcaaaaacattagaaaataTCAACAACGAGTT AACTGTATGGCACTTGAATCGTTGA
- the LOC132952977 gene encoding uncharacterized protein LOC132952977 yields the protein MDATVGTEQSTQLYANNEERSIVDVLDLAVNLKIVAAAGSPLLQHRGHAAENSCSTRSSPELSINSPVYLQDALVTRPSSEAPFRVTSSTDALGETIFDVQDLAANLEITAAVGSPVLQHRRHAAENSCSTRCSPELIMNSAVYLQDVQLVIGPPSEAPFRVISNTTSLIDALDLAVDRRVTAAVLQQRPIRRSQRFRSRSSPELRIQSPAVCDSVKTAVPPVPAEYPTARSVDRRRSAWKRTKRFVWKSLVNMARRVCFCQTFADVE from the coding sequence ATGGACGCCACAGTAGGAACTGAACAATCCACACAGTTGTATGCCAATAACGAGGAACGATCCATAGTTGACGTCCTAGATTTGGCAGTAAACCTCAAGATCGTGGCCGCGGCCGGGTCACCGCTACTGCAGCACCGCGGACACGCTGCAGAGAACAGTTGTAGTACCCGGTCTTCGCCGGAATTGAGTATTAACTCACCCGTATACCTGCAGGACGCGCTTGTGACCAGACCATCGTCGGAGGCACCTTTTCGCGTGACATCCAGTACGGACGCACTCGGGGAAACCATATTTGACGTTCAAGATTTGGCAGCGAACCTCGAGATCACGGCCGCGGTCGGGTCACCGGTACTGCAGCACCGCAGACACGCTGCAGAGAACAGTTGTAGTACCCGGTGTTCGCCGGAATTGATAATGAACTCAGCCGTATACCTGCAGGACGTGCAGCTTGTGATTGGACCACCGTCGGAGGCACCTTTTCGCGTGATATCCAATACGACCTCGTTGATTGACGCGCTGGATCTAGCCGTGGATCGCAGGGTCACGGCGGCTGTCCTGCAGCAGCGACCGATACGGCGGAGCCAACGTTTCCGGTCCCGGTCGTCTCCCGAACTGCGAATCCAATCACCTGCAGTGTGCGACAGCGTGAAGACAGCTGTCCCACCGGTACCTGCGGAATACCCGACAGCACGATCTGTCGATCGGCGGAGGTCTGCCTGGAAGAGGACCAAACGATTCGTTTGGAAGTCGTTGGTGAACATGGCACGCAGGGTTTGCTTCTGTCAAACCTTCGCAGACGTAgagtaa